CGGTAGCCTGTGCGATACCGGCAAGCGCCTCGCGCCCCCACCGGAAAGCACTATCCGATCAAAGGAGATCCTTCGTGTTCACGAGCCCTTACGCCCCCGTCGATATCCCCGACCAGAGCATCTACGACTATCTGTTCGGCGACCTCACGGAGTCCGAGCTCGACCAGATCGCCATCATTAACGGTGCGACCGGGTCCACGACGACGTATCGCACCCTCGTGGACCAGATCAATCGAGTGGCCGCCGCTCTCGCCGACAGCGGGGCGGGTGCCGGCACCGTGGTGGGGCTGCTCTGCCCCAACATTCCGGCATTTGCGAGCGTCTTCCACGGTATTTTGCGCTCGGGAGCCACCGTCACGACCATCAATTCGCTCTACACCCCCGGCGAGATTCAGAGTCAGCTCGAGGCAGCCGGAGCAACCTGGCTCGTCACGGTGAGCCCGCTCCTGGCCGGCGCCCGTGCGGCGGCGCATGCGGCTGGCATCTCCAACGATCAGATCGTGGTGATCGATGGCGCCGAAGGACACCCCTCGCTCGCCGATTTGTTAGCAACGGATGCCGCCGTGCCCGACGTGTCTATCAACTCCCGCACGCACGTGGCCGTGTTGCCCTTCTCCTCGGGCACCACCGGTCGCGCCAAGGGCGTGATGCTCAGCCACCGCAACCTCATCGCCAACGTTCAGCAGGCCCGAGGCCTGATTGGGGTGGTCCCGGAGGACAGGGTTCTGGCGTTGCTGCCGTTCTTCCACATCTACGGCATGACCGTTCTGCTGAACCTCGCGTTCAAGCAGCGGGCCACCCTGGTGACCATGGCCAAGTTCGACCTCACCGAGTTTCTGCGCATGATTCAGGACGAGCGCTGCACGTATGTCTTCATCGCGCCGCCGATTGCGGTGGCTTTGGCGAAGCATCCGCTGGTGGATAGCTACGATCTCTCGAGCGTGCACACCATTCTCTCGGGCGCGGCCCCGCTCGATGGTGCGCTGGCGCAGGCGGTGGCAACCCGACTGGACTGCCGCATTCTGCAGGGCTACGGCATGACCGAGGCGAGCCCGGTAAGTCACCTCATCCCTCTTGACGCCGCCGAGATTTCGCGGGACTCCGTGGGGGTAACCCTTCCGAATATGGAATGCATGCTCATTTCGCTCGAAACCGGCGAAGAGATCCCCCTGCCGAGCGAGGGAGTGAGCGACCCGGGTGAGCTGCTCGTGCGCGGCCCGAACGTGATGCTCGGCTATCTCGGCAACGAGGAGGCCACCCGCGAGACCATCGACGCCGACGGTTTTCTGCACACCGGTGACGTCGCCACGGTGAACGCCAATGGTGTGGTGCGCATCGTTGACCGCAGCAAGGAACTCATCAAGTACAAGGGGTACCAGATTGCGCCCGCCGAGCTGGAGGCCCTCCTGCTTGGCCACCCGCACGTCGCCGACGTGGCCGTGATCGGTGTTCTGGATGCCGATGGCCAGGAAATCCCCAAGGCTTTCGTGGTGTCCGTTGCGATTGACGCCGTCACTGCGGAGATCATTATGGAGTGGGTTGCCGAACGTGTTGCGCCGCACAAGAAGATTCGCGTGGTGGAGTTCATTGATGTGATTCCCAAGTCGGCCTCCGGCAAGATCCTGCGCAAGGACCTCCGGGCAAGAGAGGTCGCAAGCGCCTAGCGGGGCGACGGATAGACTGAGCGGGTCAAGCATCCGCTATATCTGGGAGAACGCCACGTGACCGCTGTTTCCAACACCCCGTCCCGCGGCATCGCCGACACCGTCGCGAACGCCGAAGCTACGCCCGAGAAGGAGCAGCCCTACGGCGCGCTGGGGCTCAAGGCCGACGAGTACGCGAAGATCCGCGAGATTCTGGGCCGCCGCCCCACCTCGGGCGAGCTCGCCATGTACTCGGTGATGTGGAGCGAGCACTGCTCCTACAAGAGCTCGAAGATGTACCTGCGCCAGTTCGGCGACAAGGTCTCCCCCGAGATGACCAAGAACCTGATGGTGGGCATGGGCGAGAACGCCGGCGTGCTCGACGT
This sequence is a window from Cryobacterium sp. CG_9.6. Protein-coding genes within it:
- a CDS encoding AMP-binding protein produces the protein MFTSPYAPVDIPDQSIYDYLFGDLTESELDQIAIINGATGSTTTYRTLVDQINRVAAALADSGAGAGTVVGLLCPNIPAFASVFHGILRSGATVTTINSLYTPGEIQSQLEAAGATWLVTVSPLLAGARAAAHAAGISNDQIVVIDGAEGHPSLADLLATDAAVPDVSINSRTHVAVLPFSSGTTGRAKGVMLSHRNLIANVQQARGLIGVVPEDRVLALLPFFHIYGMTVLLNLAFKQRATLVTMAKFDLTEFLRMIQDERCTYVFIAPPIAVALAKHPLVDSYDLSSVHTILSGAAPLDGALAQAVATRLDCRILQGYGMTEASPVSHLIPLDAAEISRDSVGVTLPNMECMLISLETGEEIPLPSEGVSDPGELLVRGPNVMLGYLGNEEATRETIDADGFLHTGDVATVNANGVVRIVDRSKELIKYKGYQIAPAELEALLLGHPHVADVAVIGVLDADGQEIPKAFVVSVAIDAVTAEIIMEWVAERVAPHKKIRVVEFIDVIPKSASGKILRKDLRAREVASA